AAAACCCCATTACGCATAATTCACATGAGTAAATAGTCACATATGTTCTGCTTGAATTTGTGTTCCCAAAATTCTCGTTCCGTATTTTGTCAAGAATAGTTTagataatgatttttattttctgatttacGCGTTTCTTTCCCGTACCCATTATTTAATGTCCCGATATTTGAAATGAATAGAGCattgaattttaatttagttatttgatatttgaaagccacaataaaatttaaccatccaaattttatactattatCTCTTTACCTCTATTTCTTGTCCAACTTTTTATGAGAAACAGTTTAGataatgtaattattttttgaattacttGTTTACATTTCATACCGGTTCTTTTCGaatagatcaattttttttaaacaatttacatgttataagaaaaaactaaaaatttcaaataatcGTCCCAAAGTAGAGATTTACACGTCTAGAAGTTGACCCTTACTCAAATATTGAGATTTTGAAAATTAGATATCACtaccaatttttttgtatttaacgataccaaaataagaaatagtaatttttatttttatatgtaataaaatTAGCTTTTAACAgatttagttttaatattaaaattaaatatttaaattttaagtgttttgtgctaccaaaaaaaaaagtattttgttagatttaatcTGTGGTATATGTTTAAGTTAGGATTTTAGTATTAGAATCACATATTTAGATGTGTTAAGGTAGATTAACAAAAGCTATAAATACAATTTCGGTTTTATTATTTCCATATATACTAATCATAACtaattagtataatttatttcctCATCTAACAGATTTATTCTTTCAATAACCACACAAATTGGAATTAATTAATAGATACTTTCattaaattacaattattatagattttttgaaattgattaaattcattttttaaaaggaaattgattttctaacaatttaaatttaatgaacTTTTTTATGTTACTAATTTGaacaatttcctaaaatataataaagatgtttttaatttgttttttaaaaatatgtaagaaatgGGTCTGTTTGGCAACAGAGATatatgttatagtttttttttttttatccctatgtgtgctccccaattaatagtatagatatctTGTTGAATATATAGGAAGACAGGGCAAACTAGTTGACCAACCACCCTTGTACATTATCCATTTATTTACTACAgttatatactccctccgtttcataatataggatgtttagagaagtatttttgttttataatataggatgtttccaactttttatgtaacttttagattagttttatatcttatattatgcagtcttgtttatgattgactaaactttttaaaagtaactatttcttaatatgcgtgttttgcctaaaacatcatatattttgaaaccgaGGGAGTATATTCTTCTACTCATATAATATTTGCACCCAcacacaattatatatttttatactcaTATAGTCGTATAATGATTCGATCGAATTTTCTTCCAgaagcaggaaaaaaaaagcatcctaattacttaaattaagaaaatattgggTGTCAAATGGAAACAATGTTCTCCTTCCCATTGTTTATGGAGGGTATAGCTTTTCTTATCAATTGAGTATTTTACACtaataaataatagagaaaGCTATGCTTTAAACTTTTTGAAGTGAATTGAAAACATTACGAGTTTGATTTtgtcaaataagaaaaaaattcttgGGATGCAAGCAAATGTACCGGAACATGTTGAAACAAGAGTGATGATACATgtcaagaaagaaaaggaatctTGTCTGTCTGTCGTATTTGCTTTAGCAATTATGATTGATCATATTATATACCACCACAACGTCATTCTTATagtttatatacataaaaaaattcttaaccCATAGTATTAGATTATCAATTATTTCAaccataaatattaaaaaagtaaatttcGGGATTctatgatttctttttatttttccttttttaaaaaaaaaggatggtaAAACAATTGTTGAATATTTAAAGAAACCATATGTAGACTAATTACAACTAGAGAAATCAAAATATTCCATCCAGCTTGGAAAATAATCTCATAAATGACTAATTTtattatgtcttgtttatttaattacGGAGTTGGATTATgtattacataaaaaaatagcatttcaaaaaaaaaaaaaaaatcacagagaCGCGTTGATCCTACGTGGTACGGTAAAACGGTGCTGACCGGCGAATATTATATTGGCTTATTTGGCTATTGCTAAGCAAATTGTAGCGTTAAACTAATCACCCAGATTTAGCATTTAATATCTGAGTTTGTAATAATTacaataaaacctttttaacaACTGAACTGGTTGGTTCATCAACCACCGAGTCAGTCAACTCGCTACCAGCACTGATCGGTTTCCCAATTCCGTCCGCCGTAACTTCCGCATCCAGAAACACCAACAGTTAACGGCCGTCTCCGACTAAGAAGCATCGTTCTCCGATCATAGACGGCGCGTTTCTCAGGATCCGAAAGCGTGCAGTACGCCGCGTGGATCTTCATGAATTCGTCCGCCGTCGACGAGTTACTCCGACTGCTTCCCGCCGCGTCGGGATGATAGATCCTGGCTAGTCGTCGGTAAGCCGATTTGATCTCTTGAATCGTCGAGCCGGCGGGGATATCGAGGATCTCGTAGAGCGACGCGGTCGCTGAAAACTGATGCCGGATTTGGCGTAAATCTTCGGCGGTGCAGGTGTAGGATGCGGTGGTGGTTGCAGAAAGAGGCGGAGAGATCCGGGAAACGCGTGACGGTGCTGGAAAAGGAGAGAgcggcggagaagaagaagaagagaggaatggAGGAATGAAGAaggttgaagaggaagaagagagcattctgaaacgacggcgtttttggttttctctttgtttttcagTTTCCGATTTGGGCTTGTATGATACAATGACAATGTGTgtgatttgaggcaggagatgaAGTGATTAGAGAGGTGTATTTATAGGTCTAAGAGgtagtttatttaattaatgttatggttaagttttaaataatttcatctGTGAGTGCAATTTAAATATTCTGTCGGGTTTAGCAAAAACCGAACCGGGTTGAGTTTGGTTTTGGGATAATTGGGGAAAGCTGAGTCAGACGAAAAGGCTTATCCAGTTGGAAATGTTTATTGTAGAAGCGATAAGATTCAACGAACTAAATGTTTGAGCACAGTGGCACTCATCTCATGTAATAATTTGTCTtctaaccccaaaaaaaaatatataaattttttttatgtcacCTGTCAAAAATTTTCTATGAAGTGAACTAActtttttcactatttttttttctttcttgtttttggtaaaTCATGAAATTCAAAATCTTCAATCTATGTCTTCCCTGAGTTAGGTAAAAATGACGTTTCgtatttgaagaaaataaagcctctttccaaaatatatatttgaagaaaataatagaAGCCATATAATTTCtttcaaactttctttttaaatatttttctatattaatatttcaattttatatacttttcttatgatttttttttttaaattccatGTATTTTAATGATATACATGTACTATATCTAAAGTATAGAATTGTAGGTAGAGATTAATAAATATCGGACATATTCTTTTTCCAGTCGCGCGACCAGCGACGGCgacaagaaaaatatactattataaCGGAAAACAACAATTCCAGTGACTCACCTAAAACTAACATACCGGTGAAGAAACAGACAGTAATTTTTCAGCGACTGTAAAACCTCTATTTTTCTGTTGCAACGACTATATTTTCCATGCTTTTACTGTTACGGTGGAATACAAAAGCACTTTgaccttttatttttcttgtcgcTATCGCTAAACTAACGACTAAGAAACGAACACGCCCATTTTATGAAATAATGTGtatgtgtaaaatatataacatattaatctatctatacttttctttttgtcaaccatATTTGTGTATTTCTTCCTAAAATTagtatttgttatatataaacattttttcttaaatttcacatttcatataaaaaaatcgGATAATATAGTTATttcccccaaaaaaataaaagacatccAAAATAGTTAACTATTggcttttttttctcttttttcattatagacatccaaaattttaagaacGATTCGAAACTAATACCAAATGGAAATAGCTCTAAGAGATCGTTTTGATCAGTTATAACATATACGATGCATGAactagttttttcttttcttttttgaatgaGACGTTCTCTCCACTTTTGATAATCCACTTCACCACTTTCAACATTTCTAAGTTCTCTAACTTCTACCTAAATTGATCAGTTTACCTAAATTGATCATTCAAAGTTCCAAACACCAAAAATATGCATTCAAAACATGGTTTGGCCTTTACTTGTGCCATCTCTCTCACaccctaattaattaaaaccctttgtttttttggaaaaagcCCATATGCAATGCACTTTTCTATTGATGATTAtgatttagtttctttttctttgttaatgtATAATTATAAATGCACTTTTTCATAttgataattataatttattaatttgtaaacaccaaaaaaagtttataaacgTGGGTTATGTGGCCTTTGCGTGTTCCATCTCTCTCGTCCTAACTTCCTAATACATAGAACGCGCTAATCTTATCACAATTATGATAACAACAAGCCAATAACGAATTTATTGATGTCGCTTCTGAACTAATTTTCATTATTATGGTCATAATAATCagagtttttagtttttcagTAGTTGTCTACgagattacattttttttttcactaaaacatttttattttataatacaaaGTTGGAATGGGTGCaatatgtttttaaattcaaaagCTAGCAGAAAACAAGATATCCGATTTCCAGAAACTTAAATTCAATACACAATAACACAAGATAAAACActaaagagaaacaaagctctcaaaatcatCGGAAAAGTCGAAAGAGAACATTAGTCGCGGAGCTAAATGCTCAAAAGAGACGATGTTGTAGGATATACAAACGTAAACGGAGGAGAGCCAAAGATATATGTCACCGAGAAAACTTAACCCAACTGAAAACGAAAACCTCAAACAAAGACTTAACCCAGCTGAAAATGAATACCTCAACAACTACATCGAGctgttgtttcttttccttaaaCACAATGAGGGTTTTTACTATGCACAACTAAACATACAAATAGACTTATATGGAGCATTCATATACTATTTCATAACACATCCAAATCAACGGTTTATGAAGTCATCATTCATCAAGAACCTAATGATTTATTTATGaagtcaacatttttttttatttaatcaagtTGGGGATTAAAACTGgtacaaatttgaaagttcatgaactttttaacattttttgattaattatcaAACAATGTCGTTTAGACTAAACACTTACTATAACGGACATTTAACACTGTAAACGGTTTTGTATGTCTACTACTTAACGACATGGTTTAGAAGCCTAGTCAACAAaactttaacatttatttataatttgatcAATATTTCCAAAGTAGAAGATTAAAACGTCCTAAAGttgaaaattatgatatttttccctataatatttcataacacATGCATCATAATTCACAAACCCATGTTTTCACACTCTGATTAATCATCAGGTATACACAACACAATACAAAAACTCATATCACTAAATTGTGGCTAATTGACTATATGTATATCACTTTCTTTGACActgtttataagaaaatatatgttacaACAACACATGAAAACAATGCAGTTccagttagttttttttttctacgtaagggatccaaaaaaaattccgaACTAATtttcagatttgatttttttgttccaaGATATTGCAGATTTGCTTAGACCTTGCGAGTAATAAGGTAACCAGGAGGGCTTCTAACATTTCTTGATTTGATACTTGCAGTTCTCAAGAGTCTACGAAACTCATGGAGACTGATTTTACCATCATTGTCTATGTCTGCTTCTTCAAGTAGTGGCTCAATGGACCCTTTCAAGCCAGTGTGCTGCAAAAACAAATATCCATTTTAATAATGTTAGAAGCCTAGTTGATGTATTAATGAAATTATGAGGCCTTAAGAATTGAAAGTTCTTGTTTgcacaataaaaaaagaagccTAGTTGATGTAATAATGTGACTTTAGTGGATTAAGAAGCATGTAATAGGTGTAAATATACCATTCGAAGTTCCTCTGCTGTTATATATCCATCTCCATCTATGTCGAATTTTTCAAATGCTGCTCTTGATCTCTGTTGCCACTTTTCAGAATCATGTTCCTCTAATTGGTTTACGTGTAGCGCAGCGGCGACAAACTCAGAGAAATCCACAAATCCATCTGTGTTGCTATCAATCTGTAGACAGTAAAAACACGCTTTAGACTAATAAATCTCATCATCATGAATACTAACtttagtttacatatatataccgCTTGAAGAATCTCGGCGACTCGTGCATCCTTAAGCTTCCAAGGATGATCTTTCGCAAGAGCCTATGGAAACAAGAATGAGTTGATGTCAAGTATAGTATTTTGGCTGGATCATTTTTGCTGG
The Camelina sativa cultivar DH55 chromosome 15, Cs, whole genome shotgun sequence DNA segment above includes these coding regions:
- the LOC104747620 gene encoding chaperone protein dnaJ 11, chloroplastic-like gives rise to the protein MLSSSSSTFFIPPFLSSSSSPPLSPFPAPSRVSRISPPLSATTTASYTCTAEDLRQIRHQFSATASLYEILDIPAGSTIQEIKSAYRRLARIYHPDAAGSSRSNSSTADEFMKIHAAYCTLSDPEKRAVYDRRTMLLSRRRPLTVGVSGCGSYGGRNWETDQCW